CACGTCGATCAGGAACAGGCCGCGCGGGTCGAGCGCAAGGCGCTGCATGCCTTCGACCAGGTGGCCGATGACTGGGACCTGAATGACGGCGTCTGGCGCGAACTGCTGGGTTGGGCCGCCAAGGTCCATGAAGTGGGCCTGGACATCGCCCACTATCACTACCACAAGCACGGTGCCTACCTGATCGAGCACTCGGACCTGGCCGGTTTCTCCCGGGAAGACCAGCAAATGCTCGCGCTATTGGTACGCGGCCATCGACGCAACATTCCCAAGGATAAGTTTGCCGAATTCGGCGATGACGGCATCAAGCTGATTCGCCTGTGCGTGCTGCTGCGTTTTGCGATCCTGTTCCACCACATCCGTGGCACCCAGGAAATGCCCCAGGTGGCCCTGCACGCCAAGGGCGATCAGTTGGATGTACTGTTTCCCGCAGGTTGGCTGGAAGAGAATCAACTGACACAGGCCGACTTCGCCCAGGAAGCCGACTGGCTGACTCGGGTCGGGATTGTGTTGAACATTCACTGATTGCTTGCCGATGGCTCTGCAATTGCGCTTGCTTGCGCTGGGTCTGTAGGAGCTGCCGAGCGAAGCGAGGCTGCGATCTTTCCCCTGACGCTTGAGTCTCAAGCGAAAGATCAAAAGATCAAAAGATCAAAAGATCGCAACCTTCGGCAGCTCCTACAGTACACAAGCTCTCCCGCCGCAGACCTTAACGAACCGCCAACACCGGGCTGCTCAAGCGCTCCAGCAAGGTCGCCTGGGCGCTGCGCGGGTTCTGGTTGCCGGTCGGGGTGTTGCGGATGTAACGGCCATCCGACTGCAAGCTCCAGCTGTGGGTGTTGTCGGTGAGGTAGCTTTCCAGCTCCTTCTTGACCCGCAGGATCAACTTCTTGCCTTCCACCGGGAAGCAGGTCTCGACCCGCTTGTCGAGGTTGCGCTCCATCCAGTCGGCGCTGGACAGGAACATCTGTTCCTCACCGCCGTTGAGGAAGTAGAACACCCGCGTATGTTCCAGGAAACGCCCGATGATCGAGCGGACGTGGATGTTATGGGACACCCCCGCAATGCCTGGCCGCAGGCAGCACATGCCACGCACCACCAGGTCGATGCGCACGCCTGACTGGCTGGCCTTGTACAACGCGCGGATGATCTTCGGGTCGGTCAACGAGTTGAACTTGGCGATGATGTGGGCCGGCTTGCCATCCAGGGCGAACTGTGTCTCCCGAGCGATCATGTCGAGCATGCCCTTTTTCAGGGTAAACGGCGCATGCAGCAATTTCTTCATGCGCAACGTTTTGCCCATGCCGATCAACTGGCTGAACAGCTTGCCAACGTCTTCGCACAAGGCATCGTCAGAGGTCAGCAGGCTGTAGTCGGTGTACAGACGGGCGTTGGCGGCGTGGTAGTTGCCGGTGCCCAAGTGGGCGTAACGCACGATCTCACCGGCTTCGCGGCGCAGGATGAGCATCATCTTGGCGTGGGTCTTGAAGCCGACCACGCCATAGATCACCACCGCACCGGCCGCTTGCAGGCGGCTGGCCAGTTGCAGGTTGGACTCCTCGTCGAAGCGCGCGCGCAGTTCGATCACTGCCGTGACTTCCTTGCCGTTGCGCGCCGCGTCCACCAGGGCGTCGACGATTTCCGAGTTGGCGCCGCTGCGGTACAGGGTCTGGCGCACGGCCAGGACGTGAGGGTCCTTGGCGGCCTGGCGCAGCAGGTCGACCACCGGTGTGAACGATTCGAACGGGTGCAGCAGCAAGATGTCCTGCTTGCTGATCACGCTGAAAATGTTTTCGCTGTTTTGCAGCAATTTCGGGATCTGCGGCGTGAACGGCAAGTATTGCAGTTCCGGATGGCTGTCCAGGCCGGTGATGCTGAACAACCGGGTCAGGTTGACCGGACCGTTGACCTGGTACAGCTCGGTCTCATGCAGGTTGAACTGCTTGAGCAGGTAATCGGACAGCTGTTTCGGGCAGGTATCGGCCACCTCCAGACGCACCGCATCACCGTAGCGGCGGGAGAACAGCTCGCCGCGCAGGGCGCGGGCCAGGTCCTCGACGTCCTCGGTGTCCACCGACAGGTCAGCGTTACGGGTCAGGCGGAACTGGTAGCAACCCTTGACCTTCATGCCCTGGAACAGGTCATCGGCATGGGCGTGGATCA
The sequence above is drawn from the Pseudomonas sp. St316 genome and encodes:
- the ppk1 gene encoding polyphosphate kinase 1; translated protein: MNTEGLSEVAVKEAQPVVEQIAETPPEVEPAPVAVAEPAPAPAIAIPNLDDSSLYIHRELSQLQFNIRVLEQALDESYPLLERLKFLLIFSSNLDEFFEIRVAGLKKQITFAREQAGADGLQPHQALARISELVHGHVDRQYAILNDILLPELEKHQVRFIRRRNWNTKIKTWVRRYFRDEIAPIITPIGLDPTHPFPLLVNKSLNFIVELEGIDAFGRDSGLAIIPAPRLLPRIIRVPEDVGGAGDNYVFLSSMIHAHADDLFQGMKVKGCYQFRLTRNADLSVDTEDVEDLARALRGELFSRRYGDAVRLEVADTCPKQLSDYLLKQFNLHETELYQVNGPVNLTRLFSITGLDSHPELQYLPFTPQIPKLLQNSENIFSVISKQDILLLHPFESFTPVVDLLRQAAKDPHVLAVRQTLYRSGANSEIVDALVDAARNGKEVTAVIELRARFDEESNLQLASRLQAAGAVVIYGVVGFKTHAKMMLILRREAGEIVRYAHLGTGNYHAANARLYTDYSLLTSDDALCEDVGKLFSQLIGMGKTLRMKKLLHAPFTLKKGMLDMIARETQFALDGKPAHIIAKFNSLTDPKIIRALYKASQSGVRIDLVVRGMCCLRPGIAGVSHNIHVRSIIGRFLEHTRVFYFLNGGEEQMFLSSADWMERNLDKRVETCFPVEGKKLILRVKKELESYLTDNTHSWSLQSDGRYIRNTPTGNQNPRSAQATLLERLSSPVLAVR